One Rhodococcus sp. P1Y DNA window includes the following coding sequences:
- the ilvA gene encoding threonine ammonia-lyase codes for MRRTPVVSSRILSDLTGLEVRLKCENLQRTGSFKPRGAYNRIAKLSSADRAHGVVAASAGNHAQGVAWAASELGIASTVFMPTGVSLPKLVATKAYGASVTLVGQTVDEALGHARQFAERTGAILIHPFDHADIVAGQATLGTELLGQMPDVGTIVVPTGGGGLLAGVAAAVHFHKPGVRVLGVQAEGAAAWPTSLKAGHPVAAESMSTMADGIAVGLPGSVPFDHVVDWVDDVVTVSEDALSRALLLCIERAKLIVEPAGAAAVAALMSREDLGLEGPVCAILSGGNIDPLLLTHVITHGLRAAGRYLAVRVTISDRPGGLVGLLGVVKASGASVVDVVHSRTGGQLGLEEVEVMLTVETRGPTHRTEVLDALGSSGYVVTVES; via the coding sequence ATGCGACGAACCCCCGTTGTCTCTTCTCGAATTCTCTCCGACCTCACCGGTCTCGAAGTGCGGCTCAAGTGCGAAAACCTGCAACGCACAGGCTCTTTCAAGCCGCGCGGGGCGTACAACCGGATTGCCAAGTTGTCGTCGGCCGACCGTGCACACGGTGTCGTCGCTGCGAGTGCAGGCAACCATGCTCAGGGAGTTGCTTGGGCCGCATCCGAATTGGGGATCGCCTCGACGGTCTTCATGCCGACGGGTGTATCGCTGCCGAAGCTCGTCGCGACGAAGGCCTACGGAGCATCCGTCACGCTGGTCGGCCAGACGGTGGACGAGGCCCTCGGTCATGCTCGCCAGTTCGCCGAGCGTACCGGGGCCATCCTGATCCACCCGTTCGACCACGCGGATATCGTTGCAGGACAGGCGACTCTGGGTACCGAGCTGCTGGGGCAGATGCCCGACGTCGGCACCATCGTCGTACCCACGGGAGGTGGGGGACTGCTCGCAGGCGTCGCCGCGGCCGTCCACTTCCACAAGCCGGGCGTCCGAGTTCTCGGCGTTCAAGCCGAGGGCGCCGCCGCATGGCCGACATCGCTGAAAGCCGGCCATCCCGTTGCAGCGGAATCGATGTCGACGATGGCCGACGGCATCGCCGTCGGATTGCCGGGGAGCGTGCCGTTCGACCACGTCGTGGACTGGGTCGACGACGTGGTGACTGTCAGTGAGGACGCCTTGTCGCGGGCCCTTCTACTGTGTATCGAGCGCGCGAAATTGATCGTCGAACCCGCAGGTGCTGCCGCAGTCGCGGCGCTGATGAGTCGCGAAGACTTGGGTCTGGAGGGCCCGGTGTGCGCGATCCTCTCCGGCGGCAACATCGATCCGCTTCTGTTGACCCATGTCATCACCCATGGACTGCGCGCTGCCGGCCGATATCTGGCTGTGCGCGTCACTATTTCGGATCGCCCCGGTGGTCTGGTCGGTTTGCTCGGCGTCGTCAAGGCGTCGGGAGCAAGCGTCGTCGACGTCGTTCACTCCCGCACTGGAGGCCAATTGGGACTCGAAGAGGTAGAGGTGATGCTGACCGTCGAGACCCGCGGACCGACGCATCGCACAGAAGTTCTCGACGCCCTCGGTTCGAGTGGGTACGTCGTGACGGTCGAGAGCTAG